AGAAGATGGTGGGATACTGGCAGGTGACGTCCACCTCCCGGTGGGCGATGAGGGGGAGGTAGCCGGGGAGGTGGGCCGCCAGGTATTCCAGCTGGGGCACAGTGCCCTCCTGGGTGGCCAGGAGATCCGGGGCGTGGGTGAGGATCACCTCCACCACCAGTTCTTTGCGGTACTCCCACCGATTGGGGCCGTCGGCCGGGTTGGCGAAGCGCAGGTTGAAGGTCATCACCCGCATGGGCCACCTCAGGCGAAGCGCAGGGGCAGGGGCTTGGGGAAGAAGAGCTCCTGGCACTGCCGCAGGAAGTTGGCATCGGTCATGGAGGCGATGAAGTCCCGCACCATCTCCGCGGGCTCGCTCTCTTCCAGGTAATCGGGGGCCATGCCGTCCAGAAAATCCCGCCAGATGGGGGAATGGCGCCGCTTTTGCCGCACATCTTTCAGAAAGCGCTCAAACAGATCGGCGCACAGGTCCCGGATCTTGCCGGTCTCCTGCTTGATGAGCGGGTTGTCGTAAATGCGCTCGTAGTTGAAGGCCTTGAGCGTCTTCAGGGCCTCCCCCACCTCGGGGCTGTAGCCCACGTAATTTTTCTCATAGCTGTGGGCGATGAGGTCGGTGACCAGGGCATAGACGATGCTGCCGTTGGTGGCCCCCAGGCGCTCCACCACCAAAGGCGGCAGGTCCTCCCGGCGCACCAGGCGGAGGATGATGGCATCCTCCAGGTCCCGGCCGATGTAGCTGATGGTGTCGGCCAGGCGCACCACGCAGGCCTCCAGGGTCATGGGTTTGAGATCGGCCTCGGGGTGGGCCAACTTGAGGCGGATCTCCCTCTCCAAATCGTCGAAGCTCTTGTCCCGGACCGGCGCCAAGCGCTCCAAATGGCTTTCGCCGTCATGGCAGAGGATGCCGTCCAGCACCTGGAGGCTCAAATTGAGGCCCCGGCCGCCCTTCTCCACCCGGTCCAAAAACCGCACCCCCTGGAGGCTGTGCAAGAAAGGGCCGATGCCGTGGGCCTCACAGAGCTCGGAGAGGATGCGCTCGCCGTCGTGGCCGAAGGGAGGATGCCCAATGTCGTGGCCTAAGGCGATGGCCTCCAGGAGATCCTCATTCAGCCTCAGGTAGCGGCCGATGGTGCGGGCGATCTTGGAGAGGAGCTGGACGTGCAGGACCCGGTGGCTGATATGCTCATTCTCCACCAGGTAAAAGACCTGGGTCTTGTCGATATAGCGGGTGTAGGCCCGGGAGTGCAGGATGCGGTCGGCATCCACCGCAAAGTCCAGGCGATGCCCCCGGGAGATGCGCTCCTCGAAGCGCCGCCGCCGGGCCTGGGAGCTTTTGGTGGCATGGGGCGAAAGCCAAGCTTCCTCCTCGCGGTTGAGCTGCCGCCGCAATTCCCCCAGGTTCACCATGGTGTGCCATCCCCCCGGGAGACCCTGCCCCTGCCGCCCGGGCCGCACCCTCCATGCCGGCCCTTTGCCTGCCCGGGTCTCCTAAAGGCATCATACCACAGCCGGCCCTGCCTCTCAAGGCGGGAGGCCGGGGAGAAAAGGGCTCATTTCCGGGGAAAAATGAGGTAAAATAACTCAAAGGCAGGCGTGGTCGCCAGCCCGTGCCTCCCGGCCAGCGCCTGCTGCACCGCCCACTCTCACTTGAGGCTCCGGCGCGGGGCATCCCGGGGCCGCGGTCCGAGGAGGTTCTATGGTCAAGGTCCTGCTGGAACGGGAGATCAAAGGGAAAAATGTCAAGGAAATCGTGCGGCTGCTCAGGCAGATGCGGGTGTTGGCCATGCAGCAGCCGGGCTACATCTCCGGGGAGACCCTCCATGCGGTGGACGATCCCAATTATTACCTGGTGATCAGCTCCTGGGAATCCCTGGAGGACTGGGAGAAGTGGCTGAAAAGCCCGGAGCGCCAGAAACTCCAGGCCGAACTGGACTCCTACCTCACCTCCCCCACCCGCCTGCGGGTCTTCACCTACTGACCGACATCATCAGACCGGAGGGGCTTGGCCTTCCCGCAGCCCCTCCTCTTCCCCTGCCCCCATACCCGGCCCCAAAACTTAAGGGGCTCACGAACGGCTTTTTTCCCCACTTTTCTCCTTCCTCCAGGATTTCTGTAAAGTTTCCCGGGCTCTTAACCGAGACAGAAGATAACGGGCTGGGCTTGGATGCCGGTGGAGGACTGCCCCAGGCCCTGCAGCCGCCGGCCTGCCCGACGAGAGGACCCCGGTCTCAGTCTTGGGCTGCCGCCAGGTGGTTGTCTGACGCCGGCCCGGATAAGGGAGGGGTGGGGGGACAGCGCCTTTGGCCGGGGCTTTCACCTCCTCACCAGGGAAGCATGACCGGCAGAACCGTGGATAGCAAAAAGATCATGGGGGGAAGCCACCACCACAGGGGGGTTTTGCGGGGCGGGGCCACCTTCCGGGGCCGCATCCTGCTTCTGGGTCTGCTGGCCGGTCTTTTGCCGTCTCTTAGCGTCATCCTGGCCCTGGAGTTTTTCTCCCACAGCCTCCAGCGGGAGCTTTCCCCTGCCCTTCAGGACCTCCAAGTCGAGGTGGGGCAGCGGGTGCACCAGCAGGTGCACCAGATATTGGAGGAGCAACTCAGGGTCTGGGTGCATCACACCGCTGGGCATCTGCGGGCCTTTCTGGCCCCTCATCCCCCCGAGAGATGGCCGGCAGTCCTCCAGGACCCGGCTCTGAAGGAGCAGCTCCTCCATCCCGGGGATCAGGTGGAGGAGATCTTCCTGGTCGATACCCGAAATCGCCACATCCTCTTCCATTCCCGGCGGGTCGTGGAGGGGGGTTCCCGGGAAGGGGGCCTTATTCCCGCCGGCGGGGAAGCCCTCCTGCCATCGGCCCTGGAAGAGGCCGGGCTCTCCGGGTCGGAGTGGCGAAACCTGCTTCCTTCCTCACCGGAAGACCGGCTGGCGGTGGCGGTCACCATCTCCCCTGCCCGTCCGGGCGAGCCTCCCCTCACGCTGGTGGCGGTCTCCCACGGCCAGGCGACCCACCAGTTGGTGGAACCGGCCCGGGAGGGGGTGACGAGGGCCCTGAAGCAAAGTCAGACGCTCTTCTTCTCCGGACTCCAGCAGATGAAACTCTCCCTGGGGCTGGTGCTCCTGGGATTGGCGCTGGCCGCCATGGCGTCGGCCTTGATGTTGGCCCGACGCCTCACCGCCGGTCTCACCCAACTCACCGAGGCCGCCGAGGCCTTCAACCGGGGGGACCTGGATTATCGGGTGGAGCTGGCGGGCGAGGATGAGCTGGCCCGCCTGGGGCGCACCCTCAACCGGATGGTGGCGGGCCTAAAGGAGAACACAGTCTCCCGGGTGGTGTGGGAGAACACCTTCAACAGCATCCCCGACCTCATCCTGGTGATGGATGGCGACCACCGCCTGACCCGGATCAACCAGGCGGCGGCCCGGCATCTGGGGTTGACCCCGGAAGAGGCGGTGGGCCGGCTCTTCTCCGAGGTCATGCCCGATCTGGAAGAGGCCCCGTTGTGCCTGCTGTCTCCCCCGCGTCCGGAGGCCCCCTCCCCCGGCCCCCATGAGTTTTATTGGCAACATCGTGGCCGCACCTTCCTGGCCACCGTGACCTTGCTGCAGGACACCCAGGGCAAATTCAGCGGCGCCGTGCTGGTGGCCCGGGATATCACGGCCTTCCAGCAGATGCAGCGCGACCTCACCCAGACCACCCACTTCCTCAATCAGATCATCGAGGCGGCGCCTTTGGCCATGAGCGTGGTCAACGCCCAGGGCCTCTTCACGCATGTCAACCCGCAAGTGGCGGTGGAGTTCGGCTATTCCCCCGAGGAGCTCCTGGATCGCCATTTTTCCATCCTCTATGCCAACGAAAGCGAATTGCAGAAGGTGTTGACGGAGCTGCGGGAGAAGGGGGAGGTCATCAACCGTCAGGTGGAATTTCTCCACCGCAACGGCCAGCGGGTACCGGCCCGCCTGTCCATCCGCAAACTCTACGATGAAAACGGCCAGGTGGCGGGGTCGGTGGCCTTGAGCAGCAACATCTCGGAGGAGATCAGCCTGCAACGGCAACTGGAGGTGGCCCAGCAGCAGGAAATCGTGGCCACCCTGGCCGGCGGCCTGGCCCACAACTTCAACAACCTGCTGATGATCATTATCGGGCTCACCACCCTAATGCTCTCCAAGATCACCCCGGATCATCCCTTTTATACCGACCTGAAGGAGATCGAGCGCCAGGTGAAGGCCGGCCGGGAAATCACCCGGAAACTCCTGTCCTTCCGCCGCGGGGGGCGCGATGAATTCAAACCCATTGACCTGAACAACCTGGTGGAGTTCACCACCGACATGTTTGCCCGCACCCGCCGGGAGCTCACCGTCATCAAGGACCTGGCGCCCCAGCTGCCGGCAGTGGAGGCGGATCCGGGCCAGTTGCAGCAGGTGATCATGAATCTCCTCATCAATGCCTGGCAGGCCATGCCCCAGGGGGGCACCATCACCGTGCGCACCGGCGTGGAGGAGCTCCGCCGCTGGGACGAGCCGCATTTTAGCCCGGAACCGGGCCTCTATGTGGTCCTGGGGGTGGAGGACACCGGCATCGGCATGGACCAGGAAACCATGCGGCATCTGTTTGAGCCCTTCTTCACCACCAAGGAACCCGGCCAGGGCAGCGGCCTGGGGCTGGCCTCGGCCCATCGCATCATCAAGAACCACCGGGGCGCCATCCGGGTGCACTCCACCCCGGGAAAAGGCTCGCTCTTTGAGATTCTCCTGCCCGCCAGCGCCGCCAAAGCCCAGGTGTTGCCCACCCCGGAGATGGAAATCATCACCGGCCGGGGCACTATCCTGGTGGTGGACGATGAACCCCTGCTCCGTAAAGTGGCGGCCAAGCTCCTGCAGAAGCTGGGCTACCAGGTTCTGGAGGCGCCGGACGGCGAGAGCGCCATTGCCCTCTTTCGGGAAAAGGGGGCCCAGATCGATCTGGTGCTCCTGGACATGATCATGCCGGGCATGGACGGCCACCAGACCCTGGAGCGCCTCCGGGCCCTCAACCCCACCATCCCGGTGCTCATGTGCAGCGGCTACAGCGAAGAGGAAAACCTGCGCCTGCCCGCCGGGGTGAGCTTTCTCCCCAAACCCTATCCTCTGGAGACTCTCTCCCAGCAGGTGTCCGCCGCCCTGCGCCGTCGCCTGCACTGAGACCTGCCCGCCGGGACGGTCTCGCCTCCCTCCATCCCACGACCGGAAGGGGAATTTCCCTTATCTCCTCGGTGGCCCGGCCCACTGCCTCCCCATGTCCAGGGTTGTCTTGGCTTTTTGTGTGTCCCGTGGTAAATAGTACTTTTATTTTTCGCTTTGCGGGAATATGGGCCGCAGGCACCCAAAAGACCTCGTCCAGTCAGCCTAAGCATTGCCGGCTGACGGGGAAGAAGCGGCATGGCCCATTGGAGAGCCCTGGAGGATTTTTTGACTTACCTGAGGGTGGAGCGGCAATTGTCGCCCCATACCGTGCGCAACTATGGCGCCGATTTGCAGGGCTTTCTGGCTTTCTGGGAGGAGCAGTACCCGGGTCAGCCCCTGGAGCTGGCCACCTACCGGCAACTGAGGCCGTATCTGGCCCAGGTGGCCCGGGGGCGGCGTAAGACCACCCTGGCCCGCAAGCTCGCCAGCCTGCGGACCTTTTTCACCTTCCTCCAGCGTCAGGGGCGTCTGGAATCCAACCCCGCGGCCCTGGCCCCCACCCCCAAGCTGGACAAGCCCCTGCCCCGGTTTTTGACCGTGGATGAGGTGGTGCAGCTCCTGGGGCGGCCAAAAGGCGGGGATTTTGCCCAGGTGCGGGATCGGGCCATCCTGGAGGTCTTTTATGCCAGCGGCCTAAGGTTGTCGGAGCTGGCGGGACTGACCCTCACGGACGTGGACCTGGACCGGGGGGT
Above is a window of Desulfobaccales bacterium DNA encoding:
- a CDS encoding HD domain-containing protein, which gives rise to MVNLGELRRQLNREEEAWLSPHATKSSQARRRRFEERISRGHRLDFAVDADRILHSRAYTRYIDKTQVFYLVENEHISHRVLHVQLLSKIARTIGRYLRLNEDLLEAIALGHDIGHPPFGHDGERILSELCEAHGIGPFLHSLQGVRFLDRVEKGGRGLNLSLQVLDGILCHDGESHLERLAPVRDKSFDDLEREIRLKLAHPEADLKPMTLEACVVRLADTISYIGRDLEDAIILRLVRREDLPPLVVERLGATNGSIVYALVTDLIAHSYEKNYVGYSPEVGEALKTLKAFNYERIYDNPLIKQETGKIRDLCADLFERFLKDVRQKRRHSPIWRDFLDGMAPDYLEESEPAEMVRDFIASMTDANFLRQCQELFFPKPLPLRFA
- a CDS encoding antibiotic biosynthesis monooxygenase family protein encodes the protein MVKVLLEREIKGKNVKEIVRLLRQMRVLAMQQPGYISGETLHAVDDPNYYLVISSWESLEDWEKWLKSPERQKLQAELDSYLTSPTRLRVFTY
- a CDS encoding PAS domain S-box protein, with protein sequence MTGRTVDSKKIMGGSHHHRGVLRGGATFRGRILLLGLLAGLLPSLSVILALEFFSHSLQRELSPALQDLQVEVGQRVHQQVHQILEEQLRVWVHHTAGHLRAFLAPHPPERWPAVLQDPALKEQLLHPGDQVEEIFLVDTRNRHILFHSRRVVEGGSREGGLIPAGGEALLPSALEEAGLSGSEWRNLLPSSPEDRLAVAVTISPARPGEPPLTLVAVSHGQATHQLVEPAREGVTRALKQSQTLFFSGLQQMKLSLGLVLLGLALAAMASALMLARRLTAGLTQLTEAAEAFNRGDLDYRVELAGEDELARLGRTLNRMVAGLKENTVSRVVWENTFNSIPDLILVMDGDHRLTRINQAAARHLGLTPEEAVGRLFSEVMPDLEEAPLCLLSPPRPEAPSPGPHEFYWQHRGRTFLATVTLLQDTQGKFSGAVLVARDITAFQQMQRDLTQTTHFLNQIIEAAPLAMSVVNAQGLFTHVNPQVAVEFGYSPEELLDRHFSILYANESELQKVLTELREKGEVINRQVEFLHRNGQRVPARLSIRKLYDENGQVAGSVALSSNISEEISLQRQLEVAQQQEIVATLAGGLAHNFNNLLMIIIGLTTLMLSKITPDHPFYTDLKEIERQVKAGREITRKLLSFRRGGRDEFKPIDLNNLVEFTTDMFARTRRELTVIKDLAPQLPAVEADPGQLQQVIMNLLINAWQAMPQGGTITVRTGVEELRRWDEPHFSPEPGLYVVLGVEDTGIGMDQETMRHLFEPFFTTKEPGQGSGLGLASAHRIIKNHRGAIRVHSTPGKGSLFEILLPASAAKAQVLPTPEMEIITGRGTILVVDDEPLLRKVAAKLLQKLGYQVLEAPDGESAIALFREKGAQIDLVLLDMIMPGMDGHQTLERLRALNPTIPVLMCSGYSEEENLRLPAGVSFLPKPYPLETLSQQVSAALRRRLH